One genomic region from Nilaparvata lugens isolate BPH chromosome 3, ASM1435652v1, whole genome shotgun sequence encodes:
- the LOC111054405 gene encoding immunoglobulin domain-containing protein oig-4, whose protein sequence is MKPPEALWMMFMVMATVLSMLMTQGDAARGGGGGGRGGKGPRGGRRGQYGSRMPIQIQHRNPASASYYNHKDGARIVKSSHFELDYMLGRKITFFCMAQGLPRPHITWFKDGIELYAHKFFQVHEWPIGNDTMKSKMEIDPTTQKDAGYYECQADNQYAIDRRGFRTDYVIYTY, encoded by the exons ATGAAGCCACCAGAAGCGTTGTGGATGATGTTTATGGTGATGGCGACCGTGCTTAGTATGCTGATGACGCAGGGCGACGCTGCCAGGggtggtggtggaggggggAGAGGTGGCAAGGGGCCGAGAGGGGGGCGGAGGGGGCAGTATGGCTCGCGCATGCCCATTCAGATTCAGCACAGAAATCCGGCCAGTGCTAGCTACTACAACCATAAGGAC gGAGCAAGAATTGTGAAATCTTCACACTTTGAACTTGACTATATGTTGGGAAGAAAGATCACATTTTTTTGTATGGCGCAAGGCTTGCCAAGACCACACATAACATGGTTCAAAGATGGAATTGAGTTGTACGCACATAAATTTTTTCAG GTGCATGAATGGCCCATTGGAAATGATACGATGAAATCGAAAATGGAGATCGATCCAACCACCCAGAAGGATGCAGGCTACTATGAATGTCAAGCCGACAACCAATATGCAATTGATAGGAGAGGCTTTAGAACAGATTACGTTATCTATACGTACTGA
- the LOC111054406 gene encoding immunoglobulin domain-containing protein oig-4, with the protein MQLTQVICLCGLLYAGWLPSGVVGRRGRGRGRTKSRVQIGLPITGKYRDPESDQYYNNNNGAKILEASHFDYEYVLGHKIAFLCVARGSPRPHITWYKDGTELYSHLYLHVHEWPIGKDRVKSKLEIDPATQMDAGVYECYADNMYSIDRRSFKTDFSIAFD; encoded by the exons ATGCAGCTGACACAGGTGATATGTCTGTGTGGCCTGCTCTACGCCGGGTGGCTGCCGAGCGGGGTGGTGGGCCGGAGGGGCAGGGGAAGGGGTCGCACCAAGAGCAGGGTGCAGATCGGCCTGCCAATCACTGGCAAGTACAGGGATCCCGAGTCCGACCAGTATTACaacaacaacaat GGTGCTAAGATACTCGAAGCCTCACATTTCGACTATGAATACGTTCTCGGCCATAAGATTGCTTTCTTGTGCGTGGCCAGGGGGTCACCGAGACCACACATCACGTGGTACAAGGACGGAACCGAGTTATACTCTCATCTCTACTTGCAC GTACACGAGTGGCCAATAGGAAAAGACAGAGTGAAATCCAAGTTGGAGATAGATCCAGCCACTCAGATGGACGCAGGTGTCTACGAATGCTACGCTGACAACATGTACAGTATAGACAGAAGAAGCTTCAAGACTGATTTTAGCATAGCATTTGATTAG